From Cyprinus carpio isolate SPL01 chromosome A7, ASM1834038v1, whole genome shotgun sequence, a single genomic window includes:
- the LOC109093045 gene encoding cap-specific mRNA (nucleoside-2'-O-)-methyltransferase 2-like → MNRGRGVRKRTAPEKSDAFETCNEEIRVEIHQLFNKVRGYVPPAGGEWRLPDPSVVLCDPHVSHPRLQALKQSLNEVKNQLSDKDLSVWHQHTCFTNRAGTVTGHLRSTTNAELCTQAWAKFYEILGTFKLLPDNALKSGELNSIHLCEAPGAFISALNHFLKTSGLYCDWNWIANTLNPYYEANGRGCTITDDRLIAHTLPWWFFGSDNTGDIMLQKHLLELPRFVSNMRSVDLVTADGSFDCQGDPGEQERLVAPLQYCEAVCALLLLGTGGSFVLKMFTLFEHSSVCLLYIIACCFRSVNVFKPGTSKSGNSELYIVCLDYQAKEQIRPLLSKLIRNYGPDLASTVALFPRRCIPDSFLSQHEEICTFFHALQVNTIQENIKLFECMSVEQRRRLEQLREYAAEFYTRRFSVHYLPRKSWVCRGGVARWVKLCERKQMGSFNQRKEMDLQGWKQRLAHGNHGEFIERHYAGKEECEIVLSGPLDECDLGAWFALEGAALPKVCSSTFCDQDMLDFLNEALEENVRVKAVNHSDRALPVCSSCSIDSPVGILSEICSSNPDVTSCLVLGRQSWCVGTLVGIKLQPEFLQGPSCCEVQDSTLHDGQPDYQFELLNTVLFALQKQHQGSTLVIPLCSVLTRFNSGLVLILHLCFRYITFRCSSGWPPAALVCIGFSPLSALPQLLDFLRDVLEKMKKVKLELGRQILQFVPLEELLSGELPRFLSSFNTAVVRQQLHVLMQVE, encoded by the coding sequence ATGAACCGGGGCCGGGGAGTGAGAAAAAGAACGGCACCAGAAAAATCAGATGCCTTTGAAACTTGTAACGAGGAAATACGTGTGGAAATTCACCAGCTCTTCAACAAGGTTAGAGGTTATGTTCCCCCTGCTGGAGGAGAATGGAGGTTGCCTGACCCAAGTGTGGTGCTCTGTGATCCTCATGTGAGTCACCCACGTTTGCAGGCTCTGAAACAATCACTAAATGAAGTGAAGAATCAACTCAGCGATAAAGACCTCTCAGTATGGCACCAGCATACTTGTTTCACCAACCGAGCGGGTACTGTTACGGGCCACCTTCGCTCCACAACCAACGCAGAGCTGTGCACCCAGGCTTGGGCCAAGTTCTATGAGATCCTAGGCACTTTTAAACTTCTCCCTGACAATGCGTTGAAGAGTGGCGAGTTGAACTCCATACACCTGTGTGAAGCCCCTGGTGCCTTCATATCAGCTCTAAATCACTTCCTCAAGACGAGTGGCCTCTACTGCGACTGGAACTGGATTGCAAACACTCTAAATCCATACTACGAAGCCAACGGACGTGGTTGCACTATTACAGATGACAGACTCATCGCACACACTCTGCCTTGGTGGTTCTTTGGATCTGACAACACAGGTGACATAATGCTTCAGAAGCATCTGCTGGAGCTGCCGAGATTTGTGAGCAACATGCGCAGTGTTGATTTGGTTACAGCAGATGGAAGCTTTGACTGCCAGGGGGACCCAGGGGAACAGGAGAGATTAGTTGCTCCTCTGCAATATTGCGAAGCCGTTTGTGCACTTCTGCTGTTAGGAACCGGAGGCTCATTTGTCCTGAAGATGTTCACACTATTTGAAcactcatctgtctgtctgctgtatATCATTGCGTGCTGCTTCCGTTCTGTGAACGTCTTCAAGCCAGGCACCAGCAAGTCTGGAAATTCAGAACTGTATATAGTGTGCTTGGACTATCAGGCCAAAGAACAAATTCGGCCATTGCTCTCAAAGTTAATCCGTAATTACGGACCAGACTTGGCATCCACAGTGGCGCTTTTTCCCCGTCGCTGCATTCCAGACTCATTTCTAAGTCAGCATGAAGAGATATGCACATTTTTCCATGCATTGCAAGTTAACACAATCCAGGAGAACATCAAGCTTTTTGAGTGCATGAGCGTAGAACAGCGCAGGCGATTGGAGCAGCTCAGGGAATATGCTGCAGAGTTTTATACAAGACGTTTCAGTGTTCACTACCTCCCTCGGAAAAGCTGGGTTTGCCGTGGTGGCGTGGCCAGATGGGTAAAACTCTGTGAAAGGAAGCAAATGGGCTCTTTCAATCAGCGCAAGGAGATGGACCTTCAGGGATGGAAGCAGCGCCTTGCCCATGGAAATCATGGGGAGTTCATAGAGAGGCACTATGCAGGGAAAGAAGAATGTGAGATTGTACTTAGTGGCCCATTGGATGAATGCGATTTGGGAGCCTGGTTTGCCCTTGAGGGAGCTGCCTTGCCGAAAGTCTGCAGCTCCACCTTCTGTGATCAAGACATGCTAGACTTCCTTAATGAAGCTCTGGAGGAGAACGTGAGGGTCAAAGCGGTGAATCATTCTGACAGAGCTTTGCCAGTATGCAGCTCCTGTAGCATTGACTCCCCTGTAGGCATCTTATCTGAGATTTGCAGCAGCAACCCTGATGTGACGTCTTGTTTGGTGCTGGGAAGACAGTCCTGGTGTGTCGGAACACTTGTAGGCATTAAATTGCAGCCAGAGTTTTTGCAAGGACCCTCCTGTTGTGAGGTACAGGATTCCACATTGCACGACGGACAACCAGACTATCAATTTGAGCTTCTGAACACTGTGCTTTTTGCTCTGCAGAAACAGCATCAGGGATCGACCCTGGTGATTCCCTTATGTTCTGTCTTAACACGCTTCAACTCCGGCCTGGTTTTGATACTCCACCTGTGCTTTCGTTACATCACATTCCGTTGTTCGTCTGGTTGGCCTCCTGCTGCTCTTGTGTGTATAGGTTTCTCTCCGCTATCAGCACTACCCCAGCTGCTGGACTTTCTCCGGGACGTGTTGGAGAAGatgaaaaaagttaaacttgAGCTGGGGAGGCAGATTCTGCAGTTTGTACCTTTAGAAGAACTTCTCAGTGGGGAATTACCTCGCTTCCTGTCTTCCTTCAATACTGCTGTTGTTCGACAGCAGCTGCATGTGCTCATGCAGGTTGAATAG